The window AGTGAATCACCATAACTGGATGAAGGCACTGAAAACCGCGGTATCAGATCGCAAAAATTTTGCCGGGGAGCTTGATCCGAACCAATGCCAACTTGGGCAATTCCTTTTGGAGTTTACCACCGATAATGAGGAAATTCGGACACTCCTGACCTCGATCATCGATGTCCATGGTGAACTACACACGGCAGCTCAGCCGGCAGCAACCGTGGGAATGAGCATCAACACTTACCAGCAGCGGATAGAACCAATATATAAACAAATTGTCTCGCTATTGTCAGAGATGACCGACCTTACCAAAACTAAATACCAGCATGAGAATTCAAATAAACTGCGTGTAATGGCAGACTTGAATGCCGGGACCGGCGAGGCGACTAAGACATTGAATCAGCACAAAAAAGAGATCGGGGAATACATTGAAAACGTCCTGGCGTCTAACAGGTCCCTGTCATCAAACACCGGAAAATTGTTGCTTATCGCCGGGGCAATCGGGCTTTTTCTCATTGGAATAATGGGGTGGTTCCTGACTGGTTCCATTACCAGTCCCGTCAAAGAGGCAATCAGCCAATTGTCCGATGGTTCCATGTCCGTGAGCGGCGCTTCAACTCAAATCGCCGAAACCAGCCAGGTTGTGGCAGAAGGATCATCAAAGCAGGCAGCATCTCTGGAGCAGGTGAGTGTGAGTTTGGAAGAATTAAATGCCATGGCGCAGCAAAATGCTGATGGCGCAAACCAGGCGAATACTTTGGCAAAAGAGACCAAAGAAACCGCAAATCGCGGGAACCGGACAATGATAGAGATGCAGGAGGCGATTCACGAAGTTCGGGGTTCAGCTGAGGAGACCTCAAAAATTATCAAAACCATCGATGAGATTGCCTTTCAGACCAATCTGCTGGCGCTCAATGCTTCGGTAGAAGCCGCCCGGGCAGGAGAAGCTGGCCAGGGATTCGCCGTTGTGGCAAATGAGGTCAGGAACCTGGCACAGCGGGCGTCACAGGCAGCGAATTCAACTTCAGAATTATTGGAAAATTCGCTGGAAAATGCGGAACGCAGCGTCGAAATCGTCAAAAATATGGCGGCAGAACTCAATGAGATGGAAGAACGGACCATAAAGGTCAACGAACTGATAGGCGAAATTTCTGTCGCGTCCGGAGAACAACGCGATGGCGTCAGGGAGATCAGCGCTGCTGTGGCCCAAATAGACAAGGTAACGCAAGCGAATACCACAGAAGCTGAGGCTTCGAGCGAATCGGCGGGACAACTGAATAACGAAGCCGAATCCCTGTTAAACATTGTTCAGCGCCTGCAGACACTGGTATACGGCTTGAAAAAAGCGAATTATAACGATGGCGAGGCACGGACTTCCGGCCCTAATAACCAACACCTTCGTTCAAAGGCACATGAGTATTCTTCTAGAGATTCAGCACGAGCCAAAGATTCGGCAGAAGAATTGATTCCATTTGCCGGGAACGCCCAAAAAACCTCCCGAGAATTTTCTGAATTTTAAAATCACCATTTAGCAATGTCAGGATAAGGTTACCGTCAAAAGCCTCGTATCCCCGTGAACTGCCCTCTGGTTGATTCGTCTGTTCAACACTGTCTATTATAATTTCTTCAGAAATCCCGGTTGAAGTCTTTAGAATTTTACTGGTGTTTTCTTCAGTCAAAATTGTAAATTAACAAACTCCATTTCCCCGCAATCAATTTGCTAAATATGGACTGCTTAACCGGTTCTCAGATGACTATCAAACATGAATGACTCAATGACTGGATTCTGGATAATTAGCACCCGTGGTGTCATCCATTCAATAGATAACGTAACCCGACAGTACTTCGGTACCGCTGCTGACGATTTAATCGGTTTGTCGGTGTTTAAATTGTTGCTGGAAAACGCTTGTGCCGATCTTACGCAGTTTTTAATTGAGAAGGAAGGTTCTGACTTATCCAAAAAAACGTCGCTGGAATTTTATGGCAGATACCAGAATTCAAAATTATCGCTGCGGGTTATTCAGGGCTATTCCGGTGAATCTCCACCGGACAGGCTCATCTGCATCGTCAAAATAGGAACCCACCAATCGATGCTGCCGGAGTCAGGTGGATTTGAACACCTTAGTATTCCTGGTAATATCGAGATTTTGAATTATATCGAGTTAGGGATATGTCGGGTCGATGAGCATGGGCAGATTATTGAATCAGGTACTTTTTGTAACACAATGTTCGGCCAGGAAAAGGGTAACGGATTAGTGGGGCAGTCGATAATCGATATGGGCATCGTGACGCCAACCTGGTGGCAAAAGTATACCCAAAAGGATAACGATGGAAAAGTGTTCTCCGATATTCGTTCGGTTCGTGTATTACCAAAAGACCGGATGCGGTATTTCCGTATTACAGGTCACCAGGAAATTCCCGGGGGAACACGGCCCGTGTACCGGTTATTTTTTCAGGATATTACGGTGGTCAAAGAATTAGAGCGGGAACTGCTTCAGGCACAAAAGATGGAGGCGGCAGGTCGATTATCCAGCGGGATTGCCCATGATTTTAAGAATATCATGAATGCCATAATTGGCTACACGCAATTACTGCAGATGGATGACCTGGTGCGGTCAGACCAGCAGTCACATAAAAACTTACTCAGGATACTGGAAATGAGCCATCGGGCGGTAGACCTCGTCCAAAAGCTGTCCAGGTTTACACGACAGCCTGATCCAGGTAATTCCAGATGTCAGGTGAACGGCGCGATTCAGGAGGTGGCGGAAATGCTGAAACATACCACCTCCAAAGAATTGAATATCCATATCAATTTTGACTCGGAGTACGTCACCGCCAAAATTAATCCGGTGGAGTTTCAACAGGTATTGATGAACCTGGCGCTTAATGCCTGGGATGCCATGGAGGATTCCAAAGAACTCTTTATTCAGACCAAATCCGTTCAATTCGACGAGGAGATGGAATGTTATCCACTGAATGTCTTGCCCGGGGAATACGTGAAAGTCGATATCCAGGATCACGGGATGGGCATGGATGAGCGCACACTCCGCCGGGTCTTCGATCCTTTTTACACCACGAAGCAGGCAGAGAAGGGCACCGGGCTCGGTTTAGCTATCACAAAATCCATTTTGGAGAATTATCATTCAGGGGTTCACGTGGAATCAGAGCCCGGCAAGGGAACGACATTCTCGTTATATATGCCCCGCTACACAGAAGATCACGCAAAAAGTGACCGGATCATTGATCCCGGTTTCAATTACGCCCTGAAAGAAGTGTTCACCATTCTGGTTGTCGATGATGAATTGCATCTCCGGGAAATGCAGGAACAGTTTTTAACTTCCCTTGGGCAAAACGTATTGACGGCTGAAGATGGCCGGAAAGGGCTCGATTTCTGTGAAGTGCATAGCGATATCATCGATTTGATACTGTTGGATATAAAGATGCCACGGATGACAGGCGTCGAGATGCTCAGAAATCTCCGTAAATTTGAACCCGACATCCCGGTGTTAATTGTCACCGGGTACATTACAGAAGAAGAAAAGCGCGAATGCCAAAATTTTGGCGTGGCTGGTTTTCTGGAAAAACCGTATTCATTTAATAACCTGACTGATCGCCTCATTCGTATATTATCCGATCGTACCCCCAAGCAACAAATTGTTAGTTAATTTGAATCTTCCAAATCAACGGTTTTTCTCTCTTAATTTTTATTGAATCCTGCCGATAATAGGTATGAAACTGTAGGGGAGGACTATCTATGCCGCAACGCAGGTACCGGGCTACGCATGAATGATTCGATAGCAACAGTCACACTTTCAGATAAAGAATTTCAAAAAATCCGGGATCTAGTGTACGAAAAGGCGGGGATTAATTTACATGAGGGTAAAAAGACGCTCGTTCAGGCTCGGCTCGGAAAAATAATC is drawn from Candidatus Neomarinimicrobiota bacterium and contains these coding sequences:
- a CDS encoding response regulator, translated to MNDSMTGFWIISTRGVIHSIDNVTRQYFGTAADDLIGLSVFKLLLENACADLTQFLIEKEGSDLSKKTSLEFYGRYQNSKLSLRVIQGYSGESPPDRLICIVKIGTHQSMLPESGGFEHLSIPGNIEILNYIELGICRVDEHGQIIESGTFCNTMFGQEKGNGLVGQSIIDMGIVTPTWWQKYTQKDNDGKVFSDIRSVRVLPKDRMRYFRITGHQEIPGGTRPVYRLFFQDITVVKELERELLQAQKMEAAGRLSSGIAHDFKNIMNAIIGYTQLLQMDDLVRSDQQSHKNLLRILEMSHRAVDLVQKLSRFTRQPDPGNSRCQVNGAIQEVAEMLKHTTSKELNIHINFDSEYVTAKINPVEFQQVLMNLALNAWDAMEDSKELFIQTKSVQFDEEMECYPLNVLPGEYVKVDIQDHGMGMDERTLRRVFDPFYTTKQAEKGTGLGLAITKSILENYHSGVHVESEPGKGTTFSLYMPRYTEDHAKSDRIIDPGFNYALKEVFTILVVDDELHLREMQEQFLTSLGQNVLTAEDGRKGLDFCEVHSDIIDLILLDIKMPRMTGVEMLRNLRKFEPDIPVLIVTGYITEEEKRECQNFGVAGFLEKPYSFNNLTDRLIRILSDRTPKQQIVS